The following coding sequences are from one Sardina pilchardus chromosome 16, fSarPil1.1, whole genome shotgun sequence window:
- the LOC134059593 gene encoding C-type mannose receptor 2-like, giving the protein MEWRLALLLFSGFVMECVSIPHDFIFVNMSKNWTEAQRYCREHYTDLATTENMEDMQMMMNTTEGYEGEAWIGLHQTAVSSWKWSLADEGSYGPGDANFTHWQQGQPNGGDGEECAEWVCGDGWNDKDCTATLPFVCYDEARNGSERYVLINEKKSWREAQEYCRQQHTDLVSVRDEEEDQLIKEEVGKAWKPVKTGCKIVWIGLFRDDWTWSDQRTSSFRHWRSSFPKNKGKDDCAVTTLNQGTWEDRKCHRKYPFFCHVDKPQLVKKNLTWTEALVYCRQHHMDLVSVTSPEIQGWVMEEAKRAATEQVWLGLRYLCPLNIWFWVSGETVCPENWAEEREKENGREGCGADQRAGALQSGEKWISLPDSTRLNFICTNCKRLRDMT; this is encoded by the exons ATGGAGTGGAGACTGGCCTTACTGCTGTTCTCAG GTTTTGTcatggagtgtgtgagtatccCTCATGACTTCATCTTTGTGAACATGAGTAAGAACTGGACTGAGGCACAGCGCTACTGCAGGGAACACTACACTGACCTGGCCACCACTGAAAACATGGAGGACATGCAGATGATGATGAACACCACTGAAGGTTATGAGGGGGAAGCCTGGATTGGGCTGCACCAGACTGCTGTCTCCAGCTGGAAGTGGTCCCTGGCAGATGAAGGTTCTTATGGTCCTGGAGATGCTAACTTCACTCACTGGCAACAAGGACAGCCTAACGGTGGGGATGGGGAGGAATGTGCAGAGTGGGTATGTGGAGATGGGTGGAATGACAAGGATTGTACTGCAACTCTTCCCTTTGTGTGCTATGATG AGGCCCGTAATGGTAGTGAGCGATATGTCCTCATTAATGAGAAAAAGTCCTGGAGAGAAGCTCAGGAGTACTgcagacaacaacacacagacctggtgagtgtgagagatgaggaggaggaccagcTGATTAAAGAGGAGGTGGGAAAAGCCTGGAAACCAGTTAAGACAGGATGCAAAATAGTTTGGATCGGCTTGTTCAGAGACGACTGGACCTGGTCTGACCAGAGGACCTCATCCTTCAGACACTGGAGATCATCGTTCCCTAAGAACAAGGGGAAAGACGACTGTGCTGTAACAACGCTAAATCAAGGAACATGGGAAGACAGGAaatgtcatagaaaatatcCTTTCTTCTGCCATGTGG ACAAACCTCAGCTGGTGAAGAAGAATCTGACCTGGACAGAGGCCCTCGTGTACTGCAGACAGCACCACATGGACCTGGTCTCCGTCACCTCACCTGAGATCCAGGGCTGGGTGATGGAGGAGGCTAAACGGGCCGCCACTGAGCAGGTGTGGCTGGGCCTGCGCTACCTGTGCCCACTGAACATCTGGTTCTGGGTCAGTGGAGAGACCGTCTGCCCGGAGAACtgggctgaggagagagagaaggagaacggGAGGGAGGGATGCGGTGCAGATCAGAGAGCAGGAGCGCTGCAGTCTGGAGAGAAGTGGATCAGCCTGCCTGACAGCACCAGACTCAACTTCATCTGCACTAATTGTAAGAGATTAAGAGATATGAcatga